One genomic region from Cyanobacteriota bacterium encodes:
- a CDS encoding DUF3110 domain-containing protein, translated as PAATVEAIDAEEVEGFCQDAGYECTLVPEGTLVVPPEANVEEMDWNPDGVVKSPTDQDSEFSPDELERIRKRLEGLL; from the coding sequence TCCGGCGGCAACGGTGGAGGCTATCGACGCAGAAGAGGTAGAAGGGTTTTGCCAAGACGCAGGCTATGAGTGCACCCTAGTACCAGAAGGAACGTTAGTGGTGCCACCGGAAGCCAACGTAGAGGAAATGGACTGGAATCCTGATGGTGTTGTCAAGTCACCAACTGACCAAGATTCAGAGTTTTCACCGGATGAGCTGGAACGGATCCGTAAGCGACTAGAGGGACTGCTGTAG